From Woronichinia naegeliana WA131, the proteins below share one genomic window:
- a CDS encoding type II toxin-antitoxin system Phd/YefM family antitoxin, translated as MIELTQDIRSLTDFKRNTTEFLENLKRTKHPVILTVNGKAELVVQDAESYQELLKAAELLETLKGLKRGLEQMKQGQGRNAEEVFAELFDQWDMEQ; from the coding sequence ATGATTGAGCTAACCCAAGATATACGGTCTCTCACGGATTTCAAGCGAAATACCACCGAGTTTTTAGAAAATTTAAAGCGAACTAAACATCCTGTGATTCTCACGGTTAATGGTAAAGCAGAACTGGTAGTACAGGATGCTGAGTCCTATCAGGAACTTCTCAAGGCGGCTGAATTGCTGGAAACTCTTAAGGGTCTTAAGCGTGGCCTTGAACAAATGAAGCAAGGTCAAGGTAGGAATGCAGAAGAAGTTTTTGCGGAATTGTTCGATCAGTGGGACATGGAACAATGA
- a CDS encoding type II toxin-antitoxin system RelE/ParE family toxin, with translation MIGQYRVIIQPEAEQGIKDAYLWLSCSSPRQARIWLEGLYKSILSLEQMPSRCSLAFENSFFAEEIRQLIYGKGRNTYRILFTVTEDKVQILFVRHSAQKPLLPDDDE, from the coding sequence ATGATTGGTCAATATCGGGTCATTATTCAGCCTGAAGCAGAACAGGGAATTAAGGATGCTTATTTATGGTTAAGTTGTTCATCTCCTCGACAGGCCCGAATTTGGCTAGAAGGTTTATACAAATCAATTCTGTCTCTGGAGCAAATGCCATCGCGTTGTTCTCTTGCTTTTGAAAATTCTTTTTTTGCAGAAGAAATTCGACAGCTTATCTATGGTAAAGGACGGAATACCTATAGAATTTTATTTACAGTTACAGAGGATAAAGTGCAAATTCTTTTTGTTAGACATTCAGCCCAAAAGCCTTTATTACCTGATGATGATGAATAG